The Fusarium oxysporum Fo47 chromosome II, complete sequence genome includes a region encoding these proteins:
- a CDS encoding major facilitator superfamily domain-containing protein: protein MASTTRGPILSHILILLVAMLNLCILSYDASMINNLNKVKPYYDYFNLNSDIVGLNGAIISAGCIVGGPLVGPIVDRWGRKAGLLMGSLIVGRFIIGVATLVNGSIAPMWVMELASPKYRSALSNSVVTSVPFTSFLVSCMTLGIHNAKSDWAWRGIMFATEILARLHSNGNHEHPVIVAEIQEILGALEQEKKTNGGWKELIWPVPNLKRFSISVLVNIFYQILGGNMILYFSSSIIGNLRIENPATVIKINMGLLLFKTLCSVGGVFIIDWIGVRKPLIAGTSAIVALFGLLAGLSYLADIHPDIPGYAISALIVVALFLLAVSTSWMLLAYTYPIEVLKYSQRAKGVVVAQAIGYAFSFLNLYTAPVAIEKIAWRYYAINGGWDLGILLIVVLMFVETKGRTLEEMDELFEGVGYNDGMTIGQNTVARLEQEESAGTGSINKSRSTTSVDTD, encoded by the exons atggcttccACAACTCGAGGCCCTATTCTCTCTcatatcctcatcctccttgttGCTATGCTTAACCTGTGCATTTTGTCCTACGATGCAAGCATGATCAACAACTTGAACAAAGTCAAACCGTACTATGACT ATTTCAACCTCAATAGCGACATTGTCGGTCTCAACGGCGCTATTATTAGTGCTGGATGCATTGTTGGCGGCCCGCTTGTTGGCCCTATCGTTGATCGCTGGGGACGGAAAGCCGGCCTGCTGATGGGCTCA CTCATCGTCGGTCGCTTCATCATCGGTGTCGCTACTCTGGTAAACGGTTCTATCGCACCCATGTGGGTGATGGAGTTGGCTTCACCAAAGTACAGATCTGCGCTATCAAACTCCGTCGTTACGTCCGTACCATTTACCTCGTTTCTTGTATCGTGCATGACTCTAGGAATACATAATGCGAAGTCCGACTGGGCATGGAGAGGAATCATGTTT GCCACCGAGATCCTCGCTCGGCTACATTCGAACGGCAATCATGAACATCCCGTGATTGTGGCAGAGATACAGGAGATTCTCGGTGCTTTGGAGCAAGAGAAAAAGACCAACGGAGGTTGGAAAGAGCTAATATGGCCCG TCCCCAACTTGAAGAGGTTCAGCATCTCTGTCCTGGTGAATATATTTTACCAAATCTTAGGAGGAAACATGATCCT GTATTTCTCTTCCTCTATAATAGGAAACCTCCGAATCGAGAACCCTGCAACtgtcatcaagatcaacatgGGACTGTTGTTATTCAAAACCCTCTGCAGCGTGGGTGGCGTATTTATTATCGACTGGATCGGGGTTCGCAAGCCTCTTA TCGCTGGCACGTCCGCCATCGTGGCTCTTTTCGGTCTTCTCGCCGGTTTATCATACCTTGCCGATATCCATCCTGATATCCCCGGATATGCTATCAGCGCTCTGATTGTTGTAGCATTGTTCCTCCTAGCGGTCTCTACCAGCTG GATGCTTCTTGCCTATACATACCCTATTGAGGTCCTCAAATACTCTCAACGAGCCAAGGGTGTAGTAGTTGCTCAGGCTATCGGTTATGCTTTCAGTTTCCTGAACCTCTATACTGCGCCAGTGGCTATCGAGAAGATTGCTTGGCGATACTACGCAATTAATGGCGGGTGGGACCTCGGAATATTGCTCATTGTAGTATTGATGTTTGTTGAGACCAAAGGCAGGACTCTAGAGGAGATGGATGAACTATTTGAAGGCGTGGGTTATAATGATGGTATGACGATTGGGCAAAACACTGTTGCTAGACTGGAACAGGAGGAAAGTGCTGGCACTGGAAGCATTAATAAGAGCCGTTCTACGACCTCCGTTGATACAGACTAA
- a CDS encoding cytochrome P450: MAGTVEIPSPSGLPLLGNITSIDPEFPLGSMVSLAERHGEHHLAIEGPLQSTNNSSQGEIYRLKFPGRSVVIVSTQALVNETCNEKRFKKCVNSALTEIRDGVHDGLFTARLGEENWGIAHRVLMPAFGPLSIQRMFDEMHDIASQLALKWARYGPNSPIMVTDDFTRLTLDTLALCSMGYRFNSYYSPVLHPFIEAMGEFLTEAGEKPRRLPLPGIVYRDRDRKYQQDIEIMRDTAREVLEARKADGSTRKDLLAAMLEGVDTKTGKKMTDESIMDNLITFLIAGHETTSGLLSFAFYQLLTHPDAYQLAQNEADRVVGKGPIQVEHLSKLPYLNGVLRETLRLNATIPLFTVEAFEDTLLGNKYPVKAGETIINLLAKSQLDPTVFGDDADKFRPERMFDENFARMNKEFPNSWKPFGNGMRACIGRPFAWQESLLVMVMLLQNFNFVLDPNYHLGFKQTLTIKPKDMYMRAVLRDNLTPTTLERRLAGLPVLATGEANGTNGESADAEDGIPITILYGSNSGTCESLAQRVATDAAQHGFRVTKIDCLDMANGNLPADQPVVIITASYEGQPPDNAGHFVAWVENAAQEEKPFKDVSYAVFGCGHRDWVLTFHRIPRLVDRSLAKHGATRLVDMGLADVSQNMVFSDFETWEDNILWPALEKRYKPDCKTMLTDKGLSVKSCTFRTLTLRQDVKEATVVSTKTLTSNIDVKSKKKHIEIQLPEGTGYTAGDYLAVLPINPHEIVRRALRRFRLPMDAHLKISSSTPAALPTDTSVSAMDVLSSYVELSQPATKRNLLIIAEAASEVETKAALTSLSQESYVEEISNKRVSVLEILERYPSVELSIGDFLQMLPSIRIRQYSVSSSPLWNQAHATITFSVLKGPAFSGHGTYNGVATSYLDSLAEGDTLQVAIRSSPAAFSLPSNPECTPIICVAAGSGLAPFRGFIQQRAIIYDSGRTLAPALLFFGCRAPDQDDLYRDEFDSWQKLGAVQVRRAYSRHREGCRYVQDQIWQDKEDFIDLWNKGAMVYVCGSRAMADSVKEVMLKVKTEIEKRSGGDIGLDEARKWFDEQRNVRYVMDVFD, from the exons ATGGCGGGGACAGTTGAGATCCCATCCCCTTCGGGCTTGCCTTTGCTAGGTAACATTACATCAATCGACCCCGAATTCCCTCTGGGTTCTATGGTATCGCTCGCTGAACGGCATGGTGAGCATCATCTTGCGATTGAAGGGCCACTGCAATCAACTAACAATTCATCGCAAGGCGAGATTTATCGACTAAAATTCCCCGGCCGATCTGTCGTGATCGTATCTACACAAGCCTTGGTCAACGAGACATGCAATGAGAAGCGGTTCAAGAAATGTGTTAATTCAGCACTCACT GAAATTCGAGATGGAGTTCACGACGGGCTTTTTACC GCCAGACTTGGAGAGGAGAACTGGGGCATTGCTCACAGAGTGCTGATGCCAGCTTTCGGGCCATTGTCGATCCAGCGCATGTTCGACGAGATGCACGACATTGCCTCCCAACTTGCTCTCAAGTGGGCACGATACGGACCGAACTCGCCCATCATGGTAACCGATGACTTTACTCGTCTTACCTTAGACACCTTGGCGTTATGCTCTATGGGCTATAGATTCAACAGCTACTATTCTCCAGTACTCCATCCATTCATTGAGGCAATGGGTGAGTTTCTCACAGAGGCTGGAGAAAAGCCTCGAAGATTGCCTTTACCTGGAATTGTCTACCGCGATCGCGACCGCAAATATCAGCAAGATATTGAAATCATGAGAGATACTGCCAGGGAGGTTCTTGAAGCCCGAAAGGCAGATGGAAGCACGCGGAAGGACCTCTTGGCAGCTATGCTTGAAGGTGTCGACACAAAAACTGGTAAGAAGATGACTGACGAGAGTATCATGGATAACTTGATCACCTTTCTTATTGCAGGGCACGAAACTACTTCGGGGCTCCTATCGTTTGCTTTCTACCAACTCCTCACTCATCCAGATGCCTACCAGCTTGCTCAGAATGAGGCGGATCGGGTGGTCGGGAAAGGACCTATTCAGGTGGAACATCTCTCTAAGCTTCCATATCTGAATGGTGTTCTGAGAGAAACCCTTCGTCTCAACGCGACTATCCCTCTCTTCACTGTCGAAGCCTTTGAAGACACTCTTCTTGGGAACAAGTATCCCGTCAAGGCTGGCGAAACaatcatcaacctcctcgCAAAATCACAACTCGACCCCACGGTGTTCGGCGACGACGCCGACAAGTTCAGGCCAGAACGCATGTTCGACGAAAACTTTGCCAGAATGAACAAGGAATTCCCTAACTCGTGGAAGCCGTTTGGTAATGGCATGCGAGCCTGCATTGGAAGACCATTTGCTTGGCAGGAATCTCTGCTGGTCATGGTTATGCTTCTGCAGAATTTCAATTTTGTTCTTGACCCCAATTATCATCTAGGCTTCAAGCAGACCTTGACCATCAAGCCCAAAGATATGTATATGCGGGCAGTCTTGAGGGATAATCTTACGCCGACCACCCTTGAGCGCCGACTGGCTGGTCTGCCTGTTTTAGCGACAGGCGAGGCGAATGGGACGAATGGCGAGTCTGCTGACGCTGAAGACGGTATCCCTATAACAATCTTATACGGATCTAATAGTGGAACATGCGAGTCTTTGGCCCAGAGAGTTGCAACTGATGCCGCGCAGCATGGGTTCCGCGTCACAAAGATTGATTGTCTTGACATGGCAAACGGGAATCTTCCTGCAGATCAACCTGTTGTTATCATCACCGCATCATACGAAGGCCAACCCCCTGACAATGCTGGGCATTTTGTTGCCTGGGTTGAGAATGCTGcccaagaagagaagccatTCAAGGACGTCTCGTATGCTGTTTTTGGCTGTGGTCACAGGGATTGGGTGCTGACCTTCCACCGCATTCCCAGGCTTGTGGACCGTAGTCTCGCAAAGCATGGCGCTACTCGACTTGTGGACATGGGTCTTGCCGATGTATCTCAGAACATGGTCTTCAGTGACTTTGAGACATGGGAAGATAACATTCTGTGGCCTGCTCTTGAAAAGCGTTACAAGCCTGACTGCAAAACAATGCTTACGGACAAGGGACTGAGCGTCAAGAGCTGTACCTTTAGGACCCTTACCCTCCGTCAAGATGTCAAGGAGGCAACAGTGGTCTCTACCAAGACACTAACAAGTAACATCGATGTAAAATCCAAGAAGAAACACATTGAGATACAATTACCTGAAGGCACTGGATACACAGCAGGAGACTACCTTGCTGTTCTGCCCATCAATCCCCATGAGATTGTTCGCCGAGCCCTGAGGAGGTTCAGGCTTCCAATGGATGCTCATTTGAAAATTTCGAGCAGTACGCCAGCTGCCCTACCGACTGACACGTCTGTATCAGCAATGGATGTATTAAGCTCCTATGTTGAGCTTTCACAGCCGGCCACAAAGAGG AACCTTCTTATTATTGCTGAAGCTGCGTCCGAAGTAGAGACCAAAGCTGCTCTCACCTCGTTATCCCAGGAAAGTTATGTTGAGGAGATCAGCAACAAGCGCGTATCAGTTCTGGAAATCCTGGAACGGTATCCCTCTGTCGAACTATCTATCGGAGACTTCTTGCAGATGTTGCCATCTATTCGAATTCGTCAATA CTCCGTCTCCTCGTCTCCCCTATGGAATCAGGCTCATGCGACTATTACCTTCTCGGTCCTCAAAGGGCCCGCCTTTTCAGGCCACGGCACATACAACGGCGTCGCAACCTCTTACCTCGACTCTCTAGCTGAGGGTGACACGCTCCAAGTGGCCATCCGTTCATCGCCTGCTGCTTTCAGCCTCCCCTCAAACCCAGAATGTACGCCCATAATTTGTGTTGCCGCTGGATCAGGACTTGCGCCGTTCCGAGGCTTTATACAGCAACGCGCCATTATATATGATTCAGGTCGCACTCTTGCGCCAGCTCTGCTCTTCTTCGGTTGTCGTGCTCCTGACCAAGATGATCTTTACCGCGACGAGTTCGATAGTTGGCAGAAGCTTGGCGCAGTACAGGTACGTCGAGCGTACAGTCGACATAGAGAAGGGTGCAGATATGTCCAAGATCAGATCTGGCAAGACAAGGAGGACTTTATCGATCTCTGGAACAAGGGCGCCATGGTGTATGTGTGTGGCTCAAGGGCGATGGCTGATTCGGTTAAAGAGGTTATGCTCAAAGTGAAGAccgagattgagaagagatCTGGGGGTGACATAGGCTTGGACGAGGCAAGGAAGTGGTTCGATGAACAAAGGAATGTGAGGTATGTTATGGATGTGTTTGACTAG